CCGACATCATCGACCTGGAACTGACGGTCACCAATGACGGCGACGAGTCGGTCGAGGTGGGCCAGATCCGGATCGAGTCGAAGCTCCTGTCGTTCACGTTCCTCACCCAGGCGCTGCGCACCCAGATCGTCGTGGAGCCGGGGGAGTCCGAGTCCGTCACCCTCCCGGTCGACTTCGTCGGCGTCGAGGGGCAGGCGTCCGGGTACTTCCGGGCCGAGATGCGCCTCCTCGACGGCGAGAACTCCACGCTCGCGAGCCGCGACTTCACACTCGACATCCGCGGCGACGCGTTCGCGGCGGCCAACACGGTCTTCTACCTGCTGATCGTGTTCGCCGCCGTCGTCGTCCTGCGCAATCTCATCGCGATCCTCCGGCGACGTCTCGAGGTCAACCGCCTCGTCAGGGCGACGCGTCTGGGGATCGTCGGCCTCCAGGTCGGCGTGGTGCTGGCTATCGCCTCGTCGCTGTTCCGCTTCCGCGCCATGTCCGGCGCCCAGTGGATACCCCTCGTGATCATCGCCGCGCTCATCGGTTTCGGCGTCGGCTACTTCCTCACGCTCGCGCCGAAGGACCTCGACGAAGACGAACGCGACGACCTGGATCCCGAGCGGGACCGAGCCACGGTCGTCCTCGACGGCGAGCGCGACGAGCCGACGAAGTCCATGGACCCGGAGGCACTGCGCCCGACCATCGACGAGAACCGGGCGACCCGCGACACCGTCATGCCGGGAATGGATCCCGAGGCCGACCGCGACACCGTCACCGACACAGGCCGCGAGACCATCGGGCCGGACGACCCGGAAGCAGTGCGCCCGACCATCGACGAGAACCGGGCCACCCGCGACACCGTCATGCCGGGAATGGACCCCGAGGCCGACCGCGACACCGTCACCGACACAGGACGCGAGACCATCGCCGCCGACACCGCCGAGACGACGGCCGACGACGACTGAGAACGCGTCGGGCCGGGGACTCCCGGCGACGGCTGAGGTCGCGTCGGTCCGTCAGGATTCGAGCGCCATACTCTCGAGTCGGCCGAGGGCGACCCGGCAGACCGCCAGGTAGGGCGCCGCGACGAACGGCACGCCGAAGCGGACATTGCACGACCCGGCATGGACCTCGGAGACGACATGATCGGTCGCGCCGATTCCGGCGACCCTCCACGCCCACCGCCACGGCGGATCCCACGCCGTCACCTCGAAGGGCAGCGACACGCCCAGTGCGGTGGTCACCGTGCCGCGCGCGCCCGACCGCAACGTCCCGGAACCGACGAGGGTCGCGGACCGCACCGACGGTCCCCACCGCGCCCATGCGTCGAGATCGGTGAGCAGGTCCCACAACGTCGACGCCGGTGCGGCGATGTCACGGCCCGTCCACAGCGTCCTCACCGAGTCCTCCGGTCCATGGCACAAGCCTCGCCCACAGCGGCGACCTCCGCCTGATCGCAGTCGGTATCGGGCCGATGGCGAGCGGGACGCCGCCGGTAGCGACTAGTAAGTGGGCCATGCGACACGTCTATGGAGGACCGCCCGAACTCGCCGCCCTGATCGACGATCGCGGCACCTCGATGGGTGAGGAGGTGGCGCTCCACAGCGAGAGCGGCGAGCTGACGTACGGGGAGTTGCGTGACAAGGCCGCGCGCGTGGCCCGATCCCTGGGCGAACTGGGCATCCAGCCGGGCGACCGCGTCGCCACCATGCTCGAACCGGCACTGCACACCTTCGAGTCGTGGTTCGGCATCGCCTGGGCGGCCGGCACCGAGGTGCCGGTCAACACCGACTACAAGGGCGAGTTCCTCCGCCACATCCTGACGAACTCGGGGGCGAAAGCGATGGTGGTCCGTGACCGTTGGGCCGATCGCCTCGCGGGTCTCGACCTGCCGTCCCTCGAGAACGTCATCGTCGTCGGCGACACGGACGGGGTCGACCTCGACTGGCCCGTGACCCCGTTCTCGGAGATCGTCGCCTCGGACCCGACCGGCCGCATCGAACGGACCCCCACCGACCTCGCCTACATACTGTTCACATCGGGCACCACCGGGCCCTCCAAGGGCGTCATGCAGTCGAGTCGGACCATCTTCCAGGCGGCCGTCAACACGGCGATCCACCTGATGGGCGTCGGTCCCGGCGACGTGGCCTACTCGCCGTTCCCGATGTTCCACATCGTCGCCCGCAACGTGATCGGAGCAACGGCCTTCGCAACGGGCGGAAAGGTCGCCATCCGCGAGACGTTCTCGGCGGGGTCGTGGTGGGACGACGTGCGCTCCGAGGGCGCCACGTGGAGCATCTACATGGGTGCCCTGCTGCATGTACTGATGGCGGCGGACGAGAAGCCGAACGACCTGGACAACCCGATGACGCGCCTGTTCGGCGCAGCACCGGTCGAACACCTCATGGAAGCCTTCGAGAAGCGCTTCGGACTCGAGTTGATCCAGGGGTACGGGTCGACCGAACTCGGCATCGCAACGGCGACCGAACCCGGCAACCGCAAGGCCGGCACGAACGGCACGGCACTTCCCCACGTAGAGATCGCCATCCACGACGAGAACGACGACCCGTGCCCCCCCGGCGTGAGCGGTGAGATCGTGGCGCGGCCAGCGGTCGCGTCCGGCATCTTCTCGGGCTACTGGGAGATGCCCGACGCCACGATCAACGCGTTCCGGAACCTCTGGTTCCACAGCGGTGACCGGGGCTACCTCACCGACGAGGGCGACCTGATCTTCGTCGACCGGATCAAGGACTCACTGCGACGCCGGGGCGAGAACATCTCGAGCTTCGAGGTGGAAGCCGCTGTCGGTGCGCACCCGAACGTGGCGGAGTGCGCCGCCTACGCCGTGGAGTCCGATCTCGCCGAAGACGACGTCATGGTCGCGGTCGTCCTGGAAAGCACCACCGGTTTCGATGCCGCAGAACTGTTCGCGTTCTGCATCGAGACGATGCCGCGCTTCACGGTGCCCCGCTACATCCGGGTCATGGACTCGCTGCCCAAGACGCCGACGCACAGGGTCCAGAAGCACCTCCTGCGCGCCGACGGCGTCACCGACGAGACGGCCGACCGCGACGCACTGGGGATCGTCGTGCCGAGGTCCTGACGCGCCCATGAGCGGGTCACCGATGCGCCGAAGTGCCACCCGGTGGTTCCCCGGTCTCGCCATCCTCGCCGGCAGGGAGGGCCGGGGCTCGCCCCGCGACGCGCTCGCCGGCCTGGCGCTCGCCGCGCTGTTGATCCCCCAGGGCGTGGCCTACGCCGAGCTCGCCGGGCTCCCTGCCGTGACAGGGCTGTACACGACCGTCGTCGGGCTCGTGGCCTACGCGGTGTTCGGGCCGTCGAGGGTCCTTGTCATCGGTCCCGACTCCTCGCTCGCCCCGCTGATCGCGGCCGCTGTCCTCCCCCTGGTCGCGATCGACGCGAGCCCCGCCGAGGCCGTCGCGCTCGCGGCGATGCTCGCTCTGTTCGCCGGTGCGCTGTGTGTGATCGCGGGCCTGGCCGGCGTTGGGATCATCGCCGGGGTTCTCTCGCGACCCGTGCGCACCGGCTACCTCAACGGGATCGCGCTCGTCGTCCTCGCAGGGCAGCTGCCGAAGCTCCTCGGCTTCGGAACCAGCGGGGAGGTGCTGCCCGAACTGATCGACGGCCTGATCGACGGACTCCGCGACGGCGGCGTCGTGTGGGAATCGGCGGTGATCGGGGTCGGCTGCATCGCGGCGATCGAGGCAGCCCGGGCGCTGGGGACCATCGCCGTCGGCTTCGCCGTGAGCATCGTGACAGCGACGCTCGTCGTCTCGAGCGCCGACCTCGCCGACCGCGGCGTGTCGGTGATCGGCGACGTCCCGTCGGGTCTACCGACGCCCGCCTGGCCCGACGTCTCCGGCGGACAGGCACGGGACCTCGCCATCGCCGCCATCGGGATCGCGTTCGTGACCATCGCGGACACCGCGGCGCTGTCGCGTTCGATCGGGCCGAAGGTCGGTGAACGCACCGACACCGACGACGAGATCGTCGCCATCGGGATCGCCGACATCGCCTCAGGAGTCTTCGGAGGATTTCCCACAAGCGCCAGTTCGTCGCGCACCGCCGTCGCCGCCGCGGCCGGGGCCCGCAGCCAGATGGCCGGCCTCGTCGGTGCGCTCCTCGTGGCCGCTGTGCTCCTGTTCGGCGCCGACCTGGTGGCCGACATCCCCTCGGCCGCCCTCGCCGCCGTCGTGATGGTGGCGGCCGTGTCGCTCATCGACGTCGGCACCCTGCGGTGGCTCGCACGCGTCAGCCCCTCCGAGGCGGCGCTGTCCCTCGCCGCCACCGCCGGCGTCGCGTTCGTGGGTGTCCTCGAGGGAATCGTCATCGCGGTGGGCCTGTCACTGGCCGCCTTCGTACGGCGGGCGTGGCGGCCCTACGACGCCGTCCTCGGTCGTATCCGGGGCCGGAAGGGCTACCACGACGTCGACCGCCATCCGGAGGCCCGCCGGGTTCCCGGTCTGGTTCTCTACAGGTTCGACGGCCCTCTCTTCTTCGGCAACGCCGAGTACTTCGACGAGAGGATCCGCGGGATCGTCGACGATGCCGACTCAGAGGTCCGACGCGTCGTCATCGCCGCGGAACCCATCACCGACATCGACTCGAGCGGCGCCGAGATCCTCAACGACCTGATCGACCACCTGACGGGAATCGGTGTCGGTTTCGCGTTCGCCGAACTCAAGGGACCGGCCAAGGACAAGCTCGCAGCGTTCGGGGTCATCGACCAGCTCGGACCGGACAGACTCCATCCGACGATCGGCACCGCGGTCAGCGCGTACGTGGCCGAGACAGGCGTGGACTGGACCGACTGGACCGCAGAGACCTGACGGCGGCGTGTGGAGCCGGTCCCGGGATCTCCGGACCGGGCGGTCGGGTACCGTCTGGGGGCCCTGACAGGTGAACGAACGGAGCGGCGATGACCGACGCGATCGACCACGTCACCCTGTTCGGCGAGCGGAACGGGGCCCCACCCGTCGTCCTCGGCCACGCTGTGACCACAGACCGTTCCACCGTCGAACCGACCGCCGTCCTCCTTGGGAGAGATCGCCACGTCCTGACCTGGGATGCACGCGGCCACGGGGGACGATCTGCCCCCGAGGGCGGATTCTCCTACGCGGACCTCGCTGGGGACCTGCTCGCCGTGCTCGACCACTTCGAAATCGAGTCCGCGGTGGTGGGCGGTGTCAGCCAGGGGGCGTTCGTCGCGCTGGAACTCGGCCTCGCCCACGCCGAGCGGGTCGCCGGCCTCGTCCTCATCGCGTGCCAGGCCGCGACCGAACCGCCGGAGGTGATCCCGCCGCAACGCGCGGCGGTCCGGCGATGGGCGGCGGAGGGGCTCGACCACGCACACGCCCACTGGATGGCCGAAATGAACTTCGGGGCCGATCACCCCGGCAACCCGGCCTGGGTCGAGTACTGGATGGCCCGCGACGGCAGTCTCTACATCGAGGCGTTCGAAGCACTGTTCAACCGCCCGGATCGTCGGGCGGATCTCCGGCGGGTCAGAGCTCCCGCTCTCGTCATCCGGGGTGAGAACGACGGATGGATTTCCGCCGAACGCGCCACGGAACTCGCCGACGGGCTCACAGGCGCTGGTCCCCTCGTCACCATCCCCGGGGCGGCCCACATCCCCACGCTCACCCATCCCGTCGAGGTGGCCGCCACGATCGGTTCCTTCCTGGAGGACATGGACACGCGCTGACCGACGACGGCGACCCCCTCAGCGACCCGAGGCGACGATCTCGCGGTGCTCCCCGTCGCCGGCAGGAGCGAGCCCCGCCGAGGTCTGGACGTCGCGGATGTACAGCCCGACGAACAACCCGACGACCGCGATTCCGCCGTAGAACGCACCGGACGCGAGCATGGCCAGCGCCGGAGCGGGGCACGTCCCCGCGAGCGCCCATCCCGTCCCGAACAGGGCGCCGCCGATGATGTGGTGCCGTTCGACCTTCGAGCGCGAGAGCTTGAGTTGCCCGCCATAGATCGTCCTGAGGGACCGCCGGTCGAGGATCATCAGCAGCGGCAGGGACACGCCGATCGCGAGCCCCATGAGGAGGAAGACGTCGGGCTCGTCGAGCCGCAGCGTCTTGTGGATGGTGTCGTACTCATGGAGTTGGGCTGCGACGAGGACGAATCCGAATGCGGCGCCGAAGACCCCACCGACGAGGTTCATGCGCAGCTTCATGACTTCACCAACACACCGTCGACGAGGTCCAGATCGCCGAGGCTCGTGAGCGACGTGAGGATGAACGTCACGACGACGGCCGTTCCGACGAACGTCGCGGTGGCGGCCCAACTCGCCGGTGACCGCTGGGCCGTGCCGCAGATCCCGTGGCCCGAGGTGCAACCTCCGGCCATCCGGGCGCCGTACCCCATCACGATGGCGGCGAGGAAGACGACGATGGCGATGACCGGTTTCGACCAGCCTGCCTCCTTCATCGCGTCGTAGCCGGTGCGGGCGTCCACGCCCGCACCCAGTGCCGCCGCCAGCATTCCCCCGGCGAAGATCCCCCCGAAATACCACACCCGCCACGACACGGTGTCGACGTCATGGCGGGCCGCCTTGATCGTCTGGAGATAGGCGCCGCTGGCGCCGAGCGGCTGGTTCGCCACGACGAACAGTCCAACCACAAGTAGGCCGAGGAGCGGTCCCGTGATGTACCACTCGAGTCTGTCGGGGAGGAGTTCCATGGCGACGATCCTCCACCCGCGTCGTGACTTCCGCAAGGGCCAAGGTCCCCCGCCCGTCGCCAGACACCCGGCACACCGTCACACCCCGGCGACACCATGGCCTCATGTGCAGAATCTGTGACGGCTACTCCGATGAAGAACTCACGCGGGAACTCGACCTGGCCATCCGGGTCCACGGCTTCACACGGGTCGGCGTCGAGAACCCCGACGGCACCGGGTGGACCTACACCATCGGCCTCGCCGAGAACTGCGGCCAGCCCGACCTGGTATGCATCGACGTCGAGCCCGACTTCCAACAGAGGCTCGTGCAGGCCATCGCCGCGACGGTCGTGGAAACGGGATCCCCACCGGATGCCCGGTCGCTCGCCCAGCTGGATGTCGAGCTGGTGCAGGTCCACCCCCGACACCTCGACGGTGACCTCGTGAATCTCTGGGCGGAGCGCTATCGGCGCAGACCGGGCGAGGGAGACTTCCTCCAGGTGCTGCCGGGTTCGTCCCACTTCTGCGCGTGCCACGCCAGGGCCGCACGACGCCTCGACGACCCGCGACCGGTCACCACTCCAGGCCCCAACCGGGCTCAGCGTCGAGCCCGGGATCGCAACTCTGGGAGGCACGGCCGCCCACCCCGCTGAGCGGGGCACCCCCATTCCCGGCCGGATCGCCGGGGAACTGGCAGGCGGACGGTCCCGGAGGGTACACAGCTGTCGAGTCGAGAGCCCGAGGTCGGAATCGAACCGACGACCTATTCATTACGAGTGAATTGCTCTGCCGACTGAGCTACTCGGGCGACGGCGACTCACGTTACCAAGCCGCGCGCACGGCCCGACCCTCCCGTTCACACGCGACAAAGAGCGGGCCCGCCGACAGCTTCGGGTCAGCTTCGACAGTCGTGGAACGGGCGAACCGCTAGCGTCGCCGCGATGACCTCGCCGCTGCTGCAACGCTGTCAGGGCCTTCCGGTTCTCGAGCTCGCCGAAGGCGAGACCCTCGTGACCGAGGGCGGCCGCACGGGGCGTCTGTTCGTCGTGGTCGACGGCACCTTCGAGGTCTCCTTCGCCGGGTCACGGATCGCCATGATCACCGAGGCCGGTACCCCCATCGCCGAAATGTCGATCCTGTTGGACACTCCGCACGGGGCCACGGTCACCGCCGCACGACCGTCGAAGGTCCACGTGGTGGAGGACGCCGCGGAGTTCCTGCTCAGCGACCGCGAGATCCTGCTCGAGATCTCACGCGTGCTCGCCCGACGTCTCAACCGTCTCGTCGGCTACCTCGCCGACGTCAAAGCCCAGTACGGCGGCGAGGACGGCCACCTCGGTCTGGTGGACGAGGTCCTGTCGCAGCTCACCTTCGGCGAGCAGGCCACCGTCGAGCCCGGCTCCGAGCGCGACCCGGACCCGCTCTACTGAACCGGCTCAGGCCCCGGCGGGCACCCGCGGCGGCCAGAGCTGTTCGGTCCCCTGCCGTTCGAACGAGAACCACTCCGCGGACCCCGCGTCGGTGTCCACCACGACGTGCGCCGGCAGTGGGCCCATCTGGCGACCGGCGTTCATGACCCAGGTCTCGCCGATCCGCCCGACCCAGTCCCCGCCCTCCTTGAAGGGTGAGTCGTGGATGTGCCCGGTGAGAACGAGATCCGGCTGGTGCTTGTCGATCCAGGCGTTCAAGTCCTTGTCGCCGATATGGCGTTTGCCGATCCAGGACACGGGGGACTCGTCGGGCGGGTAGTGGTAGACCCAGATCCACACGGGTGGCCGGTCGACGGCGTCCTTGTCGAACTGGGCGTCGACGTCGGCCCGGGTCGCCGGACCGTCCCACCACGGACAGATCGTGACCCTGACGTCGCCGCGGTCCAGGCGACCCCAGTCCACGTGGGCGCCCACCTCGTCGGCCGTCTCGATCCACGGTGCGCTCTTCTCGTCGTGGGAGTTGCGCGCCGTGAGATCGTGGTTGCCCGAACAGGCGATCACATCGGTCACCGCCGCCATCTTCTCCAGATAGGTCCGGATGACCACGATCTGGGATTCGAGCGGAACCGACGACGACAGGTCGAGATGGTCCCCGGCCAAGACGACCGCGTCGAACTCGGGGGCCTGGGCCAGGATCCAGTCGAGTTGGGGCAGCGTGTAGTGCAGGTCTGACGCGACGAGGAGTTGCAAGGCCCCGAACCTACAACGCAGCACCGATGCCAGCTGCGCCGGCTGACGGCAGTCTGAACGACACGGCCACGTCGACGGCCACCTGGAACCGCTCGCGTGGGGCTAGCCGAAGAGCCTCCTACGACGTCGACCGAGCGCGAACAGTGCGAGCCCGGTGGCGATGAGAATCGCCGCGAGCGTAACGGCCGCCAGCGGCGAGGCGCCGGTGAAGGCGAGGCCACCGCCGACGTCGCCGTCGGGTCCCGGCGCGACCTGCGGGTCATCGGGGGTGTCGGTGGCGGGCCCGACGGCGTCGTCGGGTTCGGGTGAGGGAGTCGGCGCGGGCTCGTCGGCAACCACGCCCACGTAATGACTCGGGTCCGAGTCACGCACAGGGAGCAGCGGGAACCTCGCCATCGCGCCGACCGTGGCCATGTTTGCGTACTGGCCCTCGACGACGACGCCGGTCGCGACGCAGGTCACCGTCTCACCCGGGGTCATGACGGCGATCACGTTGTCGCCGTCGTCATCATCGTTGAGCGGATCGCACGAGATGTCCTCGTCGGGGATCTGGTTGTCCGTGACGGTCACCGAGAAGAGATTCGTGTTGCCTGTGTTGGTGACGACGTAGGTCCACGTCACAGTTTCACCGACGACGAGTTCGGGACCGGTCGGCGAGTCCGCGTCTTCACCGTTGGTCGACTTCTCGATGTCGATGGCAGGGGATCCGCCGAAGTAGTGAGAGGGGTCTTCGTCGGTGACGTCGTCGAATGGTGTCTCCGTCTCGGGGTCGATGATCGGCCCGTAGGAACCGGGGTCGGTCGGGTACGTCGCGGGGTCCGAAGGGTCAAAGGAGGGATCGGGCTCGGTCGGCAGCGCGGGTGATCCGATCACGTCGGCGAGGTTCTCGTACGAGCCGACCACCGCAGGAGCGCTCGCCGTGCAGATCACCGACTGGCCGGGCAGGAGCAGATCCACCACGTTGTCGCCACCCGCGTCGCCGTTCACCGGGTCACACGAGATGGCCGCTCCGTCGAGTCGATCATCGGACACGACGACAGCGCTCAACGCCACATTCCCCGTGTTCGTCACCACATAGGTCCAGGTCACTGAGGAACCGGGGGCGACGACGGGCCCGGACGGGTTGTCCGCGTCCTCACCGTTGGTCGACTTCTCGATGTCGATAGACGCCACCGGAGTGAAGTAGTGCGACGGATCGTCGTCGACAACGGGTTCGGACACCTCGCCGGAATCGTCATCGACGATGTCGCCGTAATCGGCCGGATCACTCGGATAGGTCCCCGGATCAGCCGGATCGAACCCCTCACCGGGAGCAGACGGATACGCCGGCTGACCCTCGACATCGGAGAGGTTCTCATAGAGCCCCTCCACCGCGATCCCCGTCGCCGAACACGTCACCGACTGGCCCGGCACGAGCAGATCCACCACGTTGTCGCCACCGGCGTCGTCGTTCACCGCAGCACAGGAGATGTCACCCTCAGCGATCACATCGTCGGACACGACCACACCGGTCAACGCCACATTGCCCGTGTTCGTCACCACATAGGTCCACGTCACCGTCGAACCCTCGCGGGCGATCGGCGCCTCCCAACGGCCGTCGGCATCGGTGCCGTTGGTCGCCTTCTCGATGTCGACCGACGGCGTGTACCCGAAGTAATGCGACGGATCCTCGTCGGTGGGTGCCTCGAGGATGCCAATCGGCGCGCCGTCGGGATCCACGGGATCACCGGTCGCGCCGGCGAGGTTCTCGTAGACCCCCTCGACGGCGTCGGCGGTGGCGGTGCACGTCACCGACTCGTCCGGGCCGAGGAGGTCGACGAGATTGTCGTCGTCGGTGTCGCCGAGTGCCGATGCGTCGCAGCTGATGTCCGTGTCGTCGAGCCGGTCGTCGGTCACGGCGACGTCCGCCAGGTCGACGTTGCCGGTGTTCGTCACCACATAGGTCCAGGTCACAGTCGAACCAGGCGCCACGAACGGGCCGGGCGCATCATCAGCATCGGTGTCGTTCGTCGCCTTCTCCACGTCGATGGAGGTGGCAGCGCCGAAGTAGTTCGAGGGGTCGGCGTCGGTCGGGCGCTCCATGAGCGTCGAGTCGGGGTTCTCGATCGGGACACCGTCGGGAGTCACGGGACGGCCCGAGACGTCGGCCTCGTTCGAGTACTGGCCTTCCTGCGCGGACGCCGTCGAGCCGGCCTCGTACTGCCAGGTCTCGTCGAGATCGAGGATCCCGTCGGTGTCGGTGTCGCCGACGTTGAAGCCGCCGGAAGTGACGGGCATGATCGTGCCCGCTCCCGTGGAGAGATCGTCGCCGGTGTCCCCCGGTGTGCCGGCGTCGTCGACGATCACGATGTCATCGAGACCGACATTGGCGCCTGCGGGGATCGTCACGACGTAGGTCCACGTGATCGTCTCGCCCGGCTCCACGTAGAAGCCGGGTGCGGTGTCGGCGTCTACCCCGTTCGTGGCCTTCTCGATGTCGATGTCGGCGACCGCCCCGAAGACGTTGGCCGGGTCCGAATCGGTCACCGGGATCGGGTTACCGTCGCCGTCGAAATACGGCGAGCCGTCGATCCGGACGAGTTGGTCGTAGGTGCGCTCGTCCCAGGGGATCTCAGGCAGCACCGGGTCGGCCGTGACGTCGGCCACGTTGGTGAAGACGCCCTCGGTGGGAGTCGGGACGGTCTCGGCTCCGTCGACGAGTGCAAGACACGTCATGGTCTGGGGCGTGTCGGCGGTGTCCTGGCTCGCGGGATAGAGAGTCGTCTCGGGGCAGTCGATGGCAACGAGGCCCGGGAACTCCGTTTCCAGGTCGCCGTCGTTCAGCGTGACGTTCTCGAGGACGACGTTGCCGGTGTTCGTGACATCGAAGGTCCAGCCAACGTCCAGCCCGAACGGCACGTAGACGCCCGGCGCGACGTTGGCGTCCTCACCGTTGACGAACTTCGTGATGTCGATCGCCGGATCGGGCCGCCACAACCCGGCGTCGAAGGTGATGTCTGACTCGGTGAGGTCCACCGGCACCTCCCACAGCTCCTCGTACTCGCTGCCGAGCGCTGTGACGAAGTCACCGAAGTCACCGAGGTCGCCAAGGGTAGTCCCGATCGGCGAAAGCGGAGCGATGTCGCTGTCGGAGGCGTCGTCGGTCGCGTCCTTCGGCGAGACCACATAGGAGGTCGGCGGCGCGAAAACAAGGACGTACTTCCCCTCGGGGAGGTTGTTGAAGATATAGCGACCGAGGTCACCACCCGGGTCGTCGGTGACGGTCCAGCTGACGAGCGTGTCGCCAGCGGTATACCCGCCGCTGGCGTCCTCGTCGACGAACAGCCCGACAGGCACGCCGGCGACGCCGTCCTCTTCGAGGTCCTGATCGCCTGCGTAGTCGTAGTCGAACCAGACGAAGTCGCCGAGCGTCAGCGGGAGGAGCTCCTGCACCTGAACGTCGACCGGTGGCGGCGCCGAGCGGTTCCGGGCGTCCGACACCGTCGACTTGGCCGCCCACCCGAAAGCGTTGGTTGCGATGTCCAGCGGCGCTGCACTGGTGGTGGCGCGCATCGGCCACGTGAAGTCGAAGGAGTCGTTGACCGCGAGGATCCCGTCATAGGTGATCCTCACACCTGTGATGTCGGTGGATGGCGTCGGGAAGTCCGTGGTCCAGCCGGCGGGCTGGCAGCCCGGCGGGGAGGGCAACGGCGGCTGCGGGGCAGTCGGATAGAAGTCCTCGCCGCGACATGGCTCGTCGACCGTCGTGTACTCGATGATGAGCGGGTCGGTACCGGGATCGATCTCCCCGACCAGGTTCACGTCGAACTCTGACCCCCGTGCGGACACGGCGCCCGTCGTCTGGTTGGGGACGATGAACGTGTCGCCGACCCGGGGGAACAGATCGATCACGACGATGTCCTCGAGAGGCACATTCCCGTCGTTGGTGAGCACGACCCGGTAGTCCACGCGATCGCCCGGTCGGGTGCAGCGATCGAGTCCGAAGCTGACGTTGTCGACGAGAGCGTCGCCGTAGATCTCACAGGTCGGCTCCGAGGGGAGATTCGGGCCGGCAACGAGCTTCTCGGAGCTCATCACGACGAAGTCGACGATCTCGGCGGTTCGGGACGCCCTGCGCACCTGGTCGTCGGTCGCTGTGTCGTCATCGACGTCGTCGACGTCGGTCTGCCAGGTCCCACTGCCCGCTGTGGATGTGAACCGCTGTCCCTGACTCGTTCCGTCCAGCGCGTTGGTGGTGACCCAGGCGTCGTTCGTGAACGACTGGGGCGGCGTGAACTCCGCCACGTCGGTGTCGAATGTGACGGTTATCGCCTCGCCGAGCGCCAGGTCACCGCTGAACTCCCACAAGAGAAGCTGCTCGCCGCCGCGATCCTGCGTGTCGTCGGTCACGTCCGTGCCGGGAGTCGCCCCGACGTCGAGGTTCACCCCCGCGGGCGCCGTTGCCGTGAAGTTGTACGGGGCACTCAGGCCGGCGCCCGTCAGGACGGGGACGAGGTCGGCGATCACCGGGTCGGGCAGGACGGCGGTACCCCCGTTGGCTCCTCCGGCGAGATTGCGAATCGTGATGGCCCACGTGAGCGTGGTGGTGACGTCGGCGCTGGACGGACGCACGGTGTCGTTGTCGATGCGGTTCCCGACGCTCGTCACAGCCTTGGTGATCGAGACGTGGGGCTGGGGGTCCTCCACCCGCACCGTCACGGTGGCGCAGTCATCGGTGTCGATCGTGTCGCCCAGCGCGTCGACGGTGGTCCCCCCGAAGCAGGC
This is a stretch of genomic DNA from Acidimicrobiales bacterium. It encodes these proteins:
- a CDS encoding cyclic nucleotide-binding domain-containing protein: MTSPLLQRCQGLPVLELAEGETLVTEGGRTGRLFVVVDGTFEVSFAGSRIAMITEAGTPIAEMSILLDTPHGATVTAARPSKVHVVEDAAEFLLSDREILLEISRVLARRLNRLVGYLADVKAQYGGEDGHLGLVDEVLSQLTFGEQATVEPGSERDPDPLY
- a CDS encoding metallophosphoesterase family protein, translated to MQLLVASDLHYTLPQLDWILAQAPEFDAVVLAGDHLDLSSSVPLESQIVVIRTYLEKMAAVTDVIACSGNHDLTARNSHDEKSAPWIETADEVGAHVDWGRLDRGDVRVTICPWWDGPATRADVDAQFDKDAVDRPPVWIWVYHYPPDESPVSWIGKRHIGDKDLNAWIDKHQPDLVLTGHIHDSPFKEGGDWVGRIGETWVMNAGRQMGPLPAHVVVDTDAGSAEWFSFERQGTEQLWPPRVPAGA